tacattcgttagaaacaggacacaagattaattttgaagggaccaaaatacttcagaaaggttttaacactcataaagaaagattgacagcagaagcgctgcatatatgggcgaacaaaaacagcctgaaccgaaaagatggtattcaactggCAACAACTACCTGGAGaatttcgtttgacaagtaaatttggaacctatctcttgtttaaacctgttttttaatatcacatgcatcgttattatttttgaatgaattcaatgagtttttaaacaatacaatttatgttttgacatgtacatcgatgtttcattattattatcagaatgtgttttgtggagattttttagaaattttcacagattgaactcatgagtcagttgaagctagaccaccgttgaaaacctggaagcactggacggccgtttcgtcctagtatgggactcctcagcagtgcgcatccacgaccccgcaccacccggggctcgaacccaggacctactggcttcgcgcgcgagcacttaaccattagaccactgagccggcatccaacggtgttaatgtctaacttcaaccaatccacgaagttgcgctaccgtacaccattgtcttcagtgagttcctatctcacaacagacctggttgaactccactggtaacgacttctcactagaactccagaagtgtctcctgaagtcagtcactagtgagcaggtgattattattatcagaatgtgttttgtggagatttttagaaattttcacagattgaactcatgagtcagttttcaacggtggtctagcttcaactgactcatgagttcaatctgtgaaagtttcattattaatttttcatccttgaacttgaactttatttattttttcatatcaatctctcacgcatacatacatacctatacactcacacacatacaatctgttactcagttaagtatttccatgtagttgaattcttcgcatgatttgtagttaactgactcattttatcctattttacaaaaaatcaacatccaaatatgattggtttaacacagtataatcctggTTGTtgaaagctatatatttctttgataattttggttttgattattaccctgaagaagtccagacaagttagctggacgaaacgttggaattagttaaatttcaatggctgagaatatttcaaatataattttcacatgtaATTAAATTTTGCCCAGGTTAAAAAATCTAACGATAATCCTCAATGTTgtcttcttgatttctttcaTTTCCAGAAACTCACCAACATAAAGGTTACATTAAAGTGAAAATTTTATAAGCTATAGCTCAATACATCTGAATTTTTAGTAAATCATTCCAATGACAAATCTTTATTAGGTCCATTAGATACGTCTAGTTTGACTATAATCCAAAAGGGTTTATGATTAGATTTACTTTTTAACTATTTCATGAATGTCTATTTCGTTATAAGGTAGTGGTCAGTAATATAATCTAGAATGTACATTTGATTATATTTGAGGTCTTTTAAATAAACTTACCTGCATGCTGCAGTTGGTATCAGGTTTAGTATTTCAAGAAGAAATTTCCTGACAAGAATCGATCAATTCCATAATGAGAAATATTAAGTCTTTATAACTCAAAAATCAAAATACAATTTGTTTATATGGTTAAACATGAATGCCACTATCTATCTGTGTAGTAgtcattataattattttatatgctATTTGTGAATGAAAGACAGAAGAGTATTAAAAGTGTTTAAACTCACCTAAATCCAGAAGAGATCTATTTCTATCTTCACTAGTAAATTCTTGTTTAGGAAAACTAGTCATCAGCTGAATAGATTGTGGGTCAATAAAAGTTGAAGAATTAGGCCAATTTTGACTAACATATAACATAACGGCACTTAAGGGTTCATTGACACCGAATTCTCCTTTGATTGACTGACCAGATGGTAAACGAATGTGTAGACGGCAAATTGTTGGATTTGTTTTCGGCACTGCAGTTGGTAAAGAAGTTGAATTTGACGGAGCTATCAGTGGTAATTCACTAGCTGTACGTGCACGCTGCATAAAAGTTACAAAAACAGAATTTTAAGTTAGTGTACGCCATTTAACTGATTGTTACTTAGAATAAAAAGTGAGGTTTAGGCGGATTACAAACACATTTCATCATTAATATCGGAATATTCTTAAAACGAGAGAAGTTTACCTTAAATGTCTTGCAATTAGGACACAATGTACAGTTATTGTTTactaatttttattcaacaaCCCATGAACAACATAGAAACATTGAGTTATGATATATTTGGTAGCCTAATTAATAACGCAACCGTTATATCAGTAGATAATTTGTTGATGTAACAATAAGTGAAAAAATATCCATCGTGATGTAAACAGATGGTGCAAATGTGCATCAGTGTAAGTTTTCACATTTTCAATCAGTCCATGGAGAGAGAGGAGGTCAACGAGAAGTGTAGCAAAGAAACATATAAAAACACGGAATAGTAGTAGAGTTGCAATAAACATATATGAAGGATGTGTCGCACCATGTGAATGGAAAGGACACGATAGTAAGATGTTTATAActttgagaaatatgttttatttaagCTACTAAGACAGACTATGAGAAACGCGACCGAACTATTCCCTGAATGCTATGGTTTGAATAGTTTCGTATATTATCGTTGGATATAAATACGTCATGACAAGGAgtttcagttagtcagtcagctacaacgtaggaccaggcacatgtatgcatcggtccaagttgccatacctcattaacacaacaagatggacaccggattcataaaagtagttaattcagaggtagtaatatatcaaagaaatattgcatataaggatatagtacagcaagaaagaattagttcgtagaaagaaagatatgaagcaattttaatctcttagtataagggaagataaagagtgtatacaccgacgccattgtgatcgattctgagccatgtcaccaagagtctctaaccattggttacgacagtcacgcggaccctaaccaagtagtctgcatctaccaacatggctcagactagaagtta
The genomic region above belongs to Schistosoma haematobium chromosome 2, whole genome shotgun sequence and contains:
- the UBXN1_1 gene encoding UBX domain-containing protein 1, variant 2 (EggNog:ENOG410V65N~COG:O) — its product is MIVVMRKKELLRAKKTQREEEERHEEIEREKKRRQQHKTLSSAKAKFEEDEVRRFVEQKKREKEEDRAYLEKLKAEIARDQEEKRARTASELPLIAPSNSTSLPTAVPKTNPTICRLHIRLPSGQSIKGEFGVNEPLSAVMLYVSQNWPNSSTFIDPQSIQLMTSFPKQEFTSEDRNRSLLDLGLCPSAVLMVRQIPQ